In Sphaeramia orbicularis chromosome 15, fSphaOr1.1, whole genome shotgun sequence, a single genomic region encodes these proteins:
- the LOC115434365 gene encoding protein FAM83H-like: MARRSQCSSAGENPLDPNYLPPHYREEYRLAIDALVEEDLEGYYKFLQIADVVDFLSTPEIEYIHRSIQLPKQSAHPEHHYLDTGGGDGSSDTYWPLHSDVDAPGLDLGWPQVHHFIGPTEVTSLVNPPAPDMPSIKEQARRLIKNAQMVVAIVMDMFTDVDIFADILNAAMRNVAVYILLDEQNVQYFVNMVNNCRVNLQSVQSLRVRTVSGITYHCRSGKSFKGQMLDRFLLTDCRAVLSGNYSFMWSFEKVHRCMAHLFFGQLVSTFDEEFRILFAQSQPLIIENMEDLSHLQKRQYPTERPSLYRDYSKFRSLDIPQSEDWPRHSYEEHSEVDWRMAPLKRHESLHGPGDMYGRFPSQQARMDPSFDQGPSRIPLMDNPAYKRHSYAEGGPGRYPYAFPPQQGLPDIEAQGRLFHRGQQPHPGPGLGPGPGPGPGLEGDYSGYDKFWNPEYLAGEQYPEPGLPQDMEPPDNFDPVLNYLSSTRNLDIDQGSEKLLPVPDFGSSQPRRLSAGHPYVCQTSPTPSNPTDQKQFYQEPNMERKDPMVKRGLRNWRISSYLSAFDNPEDEGLPNAPPQASDPFEETSNPIQPTVQPELPMTKIPNVREFKVPALPRPSQIPSYVKMQVPVKKMLDESAPVVAETKTTPSPSESSSTTTDGDKVEEMEQKEPKTSVLRREESFRRKYNAAVQRSSRLRSSLIFSSLDQQSSQDTKAEDEDGNKNETEQTKLPFATQVFSQRRSAAREPFEWSRYIKSATIDNSETSKGEDKNSKTDRTDTDSTQDKEPDELPENQAAQEPQKPVDIEGSSPLLPRPQPTGAELPKILQLFQPSKSLLSHPIQLDMNDPDQRLLFFKELAAKRRATEAEKKTEMAPTKPVTDVKTITAVEKEEPASEEASPKEVAEKPNASSEETVGEKATITEDSRKIESTETSDRSKNKDSLVEKDPKSLQSCEKETVSTDSEKMELKKSQSAAVSPEIKPPQEPNLSDSAVIESSASPSPTTTPAADVAVDGESETPNLDSTSEDPKLPHVEVSVSSPVATSGSSSVPQNTESGFSFSQVQSSTSDYVLPHTGSQESPSSSPGSVSVPLEPISTEETCITPPTSEKTEQSVIHTVDESVQKSTSLTKESTQELTEASEDSVPQSTSSETPLEADTEPNTSSQPSTISSDEPRTLTLGSDKDSPGSETSSVTKEAEVSTNIMLTSPEDIKPDRAPTPPFSSEVSDLDGSTCKSAQSPPEHLPHDAEQSIEEVVRRPPRELEITEEPEFEKASHESPTTPSEGRLENGATVVETPECLLTGTSSPVTSDEKSDSETRTFTEDILPGAASGSPLSESVMAPEAEKTETDMSASVNLSETDSTDANKESSLTLKEPTSTAPSEPSVPEETPEPAPRESTTTEPSVPAENGKMDDQSEDSKDLEDTEALTDPSNDQEKQNSSSEPSQTKSDDSVPPPSSQSKQQKPAQSRYHSSTANVLSSSNLRDDTKILLEQISANSQSRNESATKEAPVTDDEKEDEADKNAKRQKGSGFRSQSGGQPKSSQERDKLLERIQSMRKDRKVYSRFEV; encoded by the exons ATGGCTCGCCGTTCTCAGTGTTCCTCTGCCGGGGAAAACCCCCTGGACCCAAACTACCTCCCTCCTCACTACCGGGAAGAGTACCGCTTGGCCATCGATGCCCTGGTGGAGGAGGACCTGGAGGGATATTATAAGTTTCTTCAAATAGCAGATGTGGTGGACTTCCTGTCCACGCCGGAGATCGAGTACATCCACAGATCCATCCAGCTCCCCAAGCAGAGCGCTCACCCTGAGCATCACTACCTGGACACCGGAGGAGGGGATGGATCCTCTGACACCTACTGGCCTCTTCATTCAGATGTGGACGCTCCGGGGCTGGACCTGGGCTGGCCTCAGGTGCACCACTTCATCGGACCCACGGAGGTCACCTCCCTGGtcaacccccccgcccccgacATGCCCAGCATCAAGGAGCAGGCCCGAAGACTTATCAAGAACGCCCAGATG GTGGTTGCCATAGTGATGGACATGTTTACGGATGTTGACATATTTGCGGATATTCTCAACGCCGCCATGAGAAACGTTGCCGTCTACATCCTTTTGGACGAGCAGAACGTGCAGTACTTTGTCAACATGGTCAACAACTGCAGAGTCAACCTGCAGAGCGTCCAG AGTCTTCGTGTGAGGACGGTGTCGGGCATCACGTATCACTGCCGCTCAGGGAAATCCTTCAAAGGTCAGATGTTGGACCGGTTCTTGTTGACGGACTGCAGGGCGGTGCTGAGCGGAAACTACAG CTTTATGTGGTCCTTCGAGAAGGTCCACCGCTGCATGGCTCACCTTTTCTTCGGACAGTTGGTGTCAACGTTTGATGAAGAGTTCCGGATCCTTTTCGCTCAGTCTCAGCCGCTCATCATTGAAAACATGGAGGATTTAAGCCATTTACAAAAAAGGCAGTACCCGACAGAAAGGCCCTCCCTCTACAGAGACTACAGTAAATTTCGGTCACTGGACATTCCTCAATCTGAAGACTGGCCGAGACACTCGTATGAGGAACATTCGGAAGTCGACTGGAGGATGGCGCCCCTCAAAAGACACGAATCTCTGCACGGACCGGGTGATATGTACGGCCGGTTTCCCTCCCAACAGGCCAGAATGGATCCATCCTTTGATCAGGGCCCCTCCAGGATACCCCTGATGGACAATCCAGCCTATAAGCGACACAGTTATGCAGAAGGTGGACCCGGCAGATACCCCTACGCCTTCCCACCACAACAGGGGTTACCAGACATCGAGGCCCAGGGGAGGCTTTTCCACAGGGGGCAGCAGCCGCATCCAGGACCAGGGctaggaccaggacctggaccaggaccaggactggaggGAGATTACAGTGGCTATGACAAGTTCTGGAACCCAGAATATCTTGCAGGAGAGCAGTATCCTGAACCCGGTTTACCACAGGACATGGAACCGCCTGATAACTTTGACCCTGTGCTTAACTATTTATCATCCACCAGAAATTTAGACATAGACCAAGGCTCTGAGAAATTACTACCTGTTCCAGATTTTGGTTCATCTCAACCTAGAAGACTGAGTGCAGGTCATCCATATGTATGTCAAACCTCACCCACACCTTCAAATCCAACTGATCAGAAGCAGTTTTATCAGGAGCCCAACATGGAGCGCAAGGATCCTATGGTGAAACGGGGGTTAAGAAACTGGAGGATAAGCTCATACCTCAGTGCGTTTGATAATCCAGAGGATGAAGGCTTGCCAAATGCGCCGCCTCAGGCCTCAGACCCATTTGAAGAGACTTCAAACCCCATTCAGCCAACAGTACAACCAGAGTTACCGATGACTAAAATCCCCAACGTCAGGGAGTTTAAGGTGCCAGCATTACCCAGGCCAAGTCAAATCCCATCTTATGTCAAAATGCAGGTACCCGTGAAGAAGATGCTTGATGAAAGTGCGCCAGTTGTAGCTGAAACTAAAACAACCCCATCACCATCAGAATCATCCTCAACGACGACTGACGGGGACAAGGTAGAGGAGATGGAACAGAAGGAACCAAAAACTTCTGTTCTCAGACGGGAGGAGTCATTCCGTCGGAAATACAACGCAGCGGTTCAGAGGAGCTCCAGGTTAAGATCCTCCCTGATATTCAGCTCTCTGGACCAGCAGTCTTCTCAAGATACCAAAGCGGAGGACGAGGATGGTAACAAAAACGAGACCGAGCAGACAAAGCTACCTTTCGCCACTCAGGTTTTCAGCCAAAGGAGATCTGCAGCGAGGGAGCCTTTTGAGTGGAGCCGCTACATAAAATCAGCCACAATTGACAACTCGGAAACATCCAAAGGAGAAGACAAAAATTCCAAAACGGACAGAACGGATACAGATTCAACACAGGACAAAGAACCAGATGAGCTTCCTGAAAACCAAGCTGCACAAGAGCCACAAAAACCAGTAGATATAGAAGGTTCTTCACCGTTGCTGCCTCGACCACAGCCTACAGGAGCTGAACTACCAAAAATTTTACAACTATTCCAACCATCCAAATCGCTGCTCAGCCATCCGATACAATTAGATATGAATGATCCCGATCAGAGGCTGCTGTTTTTCAAAGAGTTGGCTGCAAAACGTAGAGCTACCGAGgctgaaaagaaaacagaaatggCTCCAACAAAACCAGTAACTGATGTAAAAACAATCACTGCTGTTGAAAAAGAGGAGCCTGCATCAGAGGAAGCTTCACCAAAGGAAGTAGCTGAAAAACCAAACGCATCGTCTGAAGAAACAGTAGGAGAAAAAGCCACTATTACAGAAGATTCCAGGAAAATAGAATCTACAGAGACATCCGATAGGAGTAAAAACAAAGACAGTCTTGTAGAAAAAGATCCAAAGTCTCTCCAAAGCTGTGAAAAGGAAACTGTTTCAACTGATTCAGAGAAGATGGAGCTGAAGAAAAGCCAATCAGCAGCTGTTTCTCCAGAAATAAAACCGCCACAAGAACCCAATCTGTCAGACTCTGCTGTAATAGAAAGTAGCGCCAGTCCTTCACCTACGACAACGCCTGCTGCTGATGTTGCTGTTGatggtgaaagtgaaactccaaaCCTTGATTCTACCTCAGAGGATCCCAAGTTGCCCCATGTAGAAGTCAGTGTGTCCTCCCCTGTAGCAACATCTGGTTCTAGCTCAGTTCCTCAAAACACTGAATCTGGATTTAGCTTTTCTCAGGTGCAAAGTTCCACCTCTGATTATGTCCTGCCACACACTGGTTCACAGGAAAGTCCGAGTTCTTCTCCTGGCTCTGTCTCCGTTCCATTAGAACCTATATCCACTGAGGAGACCTGCATAACACCTCCAACATCTGAAAAAACAGAGCAATCAGTGATCCATACTGTGGATGAAAGTGTCCAAAAATCCACCTCATTAACAAAGGAGTCAACCCAAGAACTCACTGAAGCTTCTGAAGATTCTGTTCCTCAGTCGACTTCTTCTGAGACTCCACTAGAAGCTGATACAGAACCAAATACATCTTCCCAGCCGTCCACCATAAGCTCTGATGAACCACGTACCCTTACCCTAGGTTCAGACAAAGATTCTCCTGGATCAGAAACCAGCTCTGTCACAAAGGAAGCTGAAGTTTCTACCAACATCATGCTCacgtcaccagaggacatcaaaCCTGATAGAGCTCCAACCCCTCCATTTTCATCTGAGGTGTCAGATCTGGATGGTTCTACATGCAAATCAGCTCAGTCTCCACCTGAGCATTTGCCACATGACGCTGAACAGAGCATAGAGGAGGTTGTAAGAAGACCACCACGTGAACTAGAAATCACTGAGGAACCTGAATTTGAAAAAGCCTCCCATGAAAGTCCAACCACACCTTCTGAAGGTAGATTAGAGAATGGTGCCACTGTTGTAGAAACGCCTGAGTGTTTGCTAACAGGAACCAGCTCTCCTGTTACTTCAGATGAAAAATCAGACAGTGAAACAAGAACTTTCACCGAGGACATCCTACCAGGAGCAGCATCAGGTTCTCCTCTGTCTGAGTCAGTCATGGCGCCCGAGGCTGAGAAGACAGAAACTGACATGTCTGCGTCTGTCAACCTTTCAGAAACAGACTCAACAGATGCAAATAAAGAGTCGTCTTTGACTCTAAAGGAGCCTACGTCTACAGCTCCATCAGAGCCTAGTGTTCCAGAGGAAACACCTGAACCTGCTCCACGTGAAAGTACCACCACCGAACCATCTGTACCTGCAGAGAACGGCAAAATGGACGATCAGAGCGAGGACAGCAAAGACCTCGAGGACACAGAGGCCTTAACCGACCCCTCAAATGACCAAGAAAAGCAAAACAGCTCCTCCGAACCATCCCAAACCAAATCAGATGACTCGGTTCCTCCCCCGTCGTCGCAGTCCAAGCAGCAGAAACCGGCCCAGTCCCGGTACCACTCCTCCACCGCCAACGTCCTGTCGAGCAGCAACCTCCGAGACGACACCAAGATCCTTTTAGAGCAGATCTCCGCCAACAGCCAGAGCAGGAACGAGTCGGCCACCAAAGAGGCGCCGGTCACCGACGACGAGAAGGAAGACGAAGCTGACAAAAACGCCAAAAGACAGAAAGGAAGCGGGTTCAGGTCGCAGAGCGGGGGTCAGCCCAAGTCCAGCCAGGAGCGCGATAAGCTGCTGGAGAGGATTCAGAGCATGAGGAAGGACAGGAAGGTTTACAGTCGCTTTGAGgtgtga